One window from the genome of Mumia sp. ZJ1417 encodes:
- a CDS encoding response regulator transcription factor: MIRLMLVDDQVLLRHGLRAIMQNTDDITVAGEASDGREALRVARELRPDVVLMDLQMPVMSGAEAIRAMRAEPLLAQTPVLVLTTFDDGDDVVEAIAAGANGYLLKDIDADELRRAVRNAADGRAQIAPGVLRQLMDRVARLPTRKTREEKLAGLTEREVEVLTQVGLGLTNEEIGKALFLSRETARTYVSRLLTKLDARDRAQLVVLAHRAGLVD, from the coding sequence GTGATCCGGCTGATGCTCGTCGACGACCAGGTCCTCCTGCGGCACGGGCTGCGCGCGATCATGCAGAACACCGACGACATCACGGTCGCCGGCGAGGCGAGCGACGGCCGCGAGGCGCTGCGGGTGGCGCGGGAGCTTCGGCCGGACGTCGTCCTCATGGACCTCCAGATGCCGGTGATGTCCGGGGCGGAGGCGATCCGGGCGATGCGGGCCGAGCCGCTGCTCGCGCAGACACCGGTGCTCGTCCTGACGACCTTCGATGACGGAGACGACGTGGTGGAGGCGATCGCCGCGGGGGCCAACGGCTACCTGCTCAAGGACATCGACGCCGACGAGCTGCGGCGAGCGGTCCGTAACGCCGCGGACGGGCGCGCCCAGATCGCGCCGGGGGTGCTGCGCCAGCTGATGGACCGCGTCGCTCGGCTCCCGACCCGCAAGACCCGAGAGGAGAAGCTCGCCGGGCTCACCGAGCGTGAGGTCGAGGTGCTCACCCAGGTGGGCCTCGGGCTGACGAACGAGGAGATCGGCAAGGCCCTTTTCCTCTCCCGCGAGACGGCGCGCACGTACGTCAGCCGTCTGCTCACCAAGCTCGACGCCCGTGACCGAGCCCAGCTGGTCGTGCTGGCACACCGGGCCGGACTCGTCGACTGA